A stretch of DNA from Desmospora activa DSM 45169:
AAAAACCTTTTATGAAAAAACGGTAAAATATTCTTGCTCAATCTGAATCGGGCAAAGTCTTTGGGACCTGGCATCTACGTATCTAAAACGGTTGAAAGGAGTGTCAATTGGATCATGTATAGAAATGAAACAACACTCGGACTGCAATGGTCCGAGCGGGATGGGGAGATGAAAGACGGCAACTTACTGTAATAAAAGAGAGCCCCATTGATAGCATCAATGTGGGCTTCTTTTGGATGGGGATTCCCGCTTGCATCGACTAAACAGATTGGTGAGGGTTTACTCCTCGTGTGACGGAAAAGGGGGAGATTTACCGATTCTTTTGCTTAAAAAAATCGGATGCCCATATTTGCTCCAGCCCTCGCAGCTGACATTGATTGATGTATTGGATCAACGAATTCAGTTCTTTTGATGCCGTTTTATTGGGAAAAGAGATAAATATATCACCGCCGGTGGCGCTGTAGTAATCGTATGTTTCATGCTGTTGATTCCAGTACTGGCGGTAGAAAGTAACGATTTCTTCTCCCATTTCAGCGGAACAGCGAATGTGAAGTTGAGTCCAATCATAATCGGTATCTGCATCCCATGCATGGATCATCGAAAGAATCCACTGGGGTTGGGCGGGATGAAAAGCCAAGGTATGTTCGATCGAAAATTCCTGTGCAAAACTCAGGTCTTTTTCCAACATCCCCTGTTCATCAAATGTGATATATTTCGTCTCCGCTTCATCTAAAAAATATCGAGTTTGAAAGATAGTAGAAAAGCCGAATCGTTTTGCGAACGCCACAAAATCTTTTAACTTAAACCGGAAAAACACCCAGCTCTCTAAATCATCGGTATGATACAGGTTGATCAAATCATCCTGTTGATCTGCGAGGGTTTGCTTTGCTTGATCAACAGTCAACGGTGGCTGAATAGCGGTGATATTTTGCTCCCCATAACGTTGGAAAACGTGATACAACTTGGTTCGCAATTTCATTACGGCGTATTGGTAGGGAGTTAAGCCAAACTGGTCTTCTTGTTTCGGGTCGGCACCATGGTTCAATAAAAACTCCAACAAAATTGCATTATTGTTTAATACCGCAATATGTAGCGGGGTAAGACCGTCTTCATTTTTTAGATTGATGTCCGCTCCCAGCTGAATCAGGCAGTCTACCATCGCTTGATTGCCAATGTCGATCGCTTTCTGTAAAGGGGTTTCGTTTCCTTTGAAGTGGTGAAGTTGTTTGGGATTCTTTTTGACTAACATCTCTGCGATCTTTAGGTGGTGGTCATTGGTTTGCTCCGGTCTTTTGATCGTATCATGGAGGATGTATTCTTTGGTTAGAGGAGCGCCGTAGGAGATGTACTCCTGCACCAGCTCACTGTTACCAACATTGATAGCGGCTTCCCAAACCGCTTCATCCAATCCTTCCGGGGTAACCTGGGTACCATAAGAATGAAGCAAACGGGCAGTTCCAACATTGTAGACATCTCTATACAGGTTGGGGTGAACATTGGGATTGGCCCCGTGTTCCAATAACAAACGAACGATTTCTACATAGCCGACGTAGACAGCCTGACGAAGGGGAGTATTCTCATGGTAATCGAGCATATAATCCGGGTGGTTTAAGAGATTGGGATCGACTCCTGTTTGAAGGAGATAACGAATCACATCAATTTTTCCCTGTTTGGCCGCTTCAACGATTGATAGGCTTTGAAGGGAAGGGTCAAGGGGGAGCGGGGCATTCTCTTCCCTTAAAAGATGAGCAATCTCCGGCGTGATGGCCAATTGCAACGGTTTTTGTCCCCAACGATTTTCGAGGTGGGCGGCGCCAAGGGAGAGAAGGGCTGTAACTACTTCTTTTCTACCGGCTAAAGCGGCAAAATGTAGGGGAGTATTTCCTTGTTCGTCGGTTTCATCGATTGTCAATCCTAACTCCGCCAATAGATGGGCATTTTCCGCTGATCCGACTAAGTGTAATAAACTGACTTGAAATAATCCCTCTTTTATTCCGATAGTTTTTTGATGCAGGTGGTGTGGTTCTTCCGATAATTGCTGCCTTAACTCTTCTGCTGATCCGCTGATGGCTATTCGACAAGTTTGCCAAAAAGCTTGGTCATCTTTTTTGATGTTATTGACGATGTTCATGCTGTAACCTCCTCTGATGATCAAGCTCAGATAAACAGCCGGAAAGTAGAAATGATAAATCGTTTTTCCTGCTATTCCAAGTAAAATCGATGGCTTGATGATCTATGTTCATAGTAATCGAATTTGACTCCGTTGTGTCAGCAAGAGAGTAAAATTGCCTTAACGATTGTTTGTGGCTAAAATGAACAAAAGAAATTATCAGAGACGGAGGCCCCCGATGAATCCGATTGAAGTGATGTTACAAACCGATCCCGTCATCATCCTAGATGGTGCCATGGCGACGGAACTGGAACGCCATGGCTGTGATTTAAACGACCAACTCTGGTCGGCAAAAATTTTGCTGGAAAACCCCGATTTGATTAAGCTCGTCCATCTGGATTATTTTGAAGCGGGTGCGGACTGTGCCATTACCGCCAGTTACCAGGCTACGATAGAAGGAATGACGAAGCGGGGTCTCAGTGAGGCTGAAGCTATTACGCTGATCCGGTTATCCGTTGAGCTGGCTGTACAGGCGCGGGATCAATTTTGGGCGAAGGCGGATCATTCAAAGCGGCCAAGGCCCTTGGTGGCGGCATCAATCGGGCCCTATGGCGCCTATCTCGCGGACGGCTCGGAATACCGAGGGGATTATGGTGTGAGCGAGGAGGCGTTGATCGATTTTCACCGTCCCCGGATGAAAGCGTTGATCGAAGCGGGGGCGGATATCCTCGCCTGTGAAACGATTCCCTGTTTGCAGGAAGCTCGTGCGCTTGTCCGTTTATTACAGGAGTTTCCCGGAGCGTATGCCTGGATCACCTTTAGTGCTAAAGATGAGCAACATATCAGCGATGGGGAATCGATTTCCACCTGTGCCGCTTGGCTGGATCGATTTGAACAAGTATCCGCAGTCGGAATCAACTGTACACCGCCACGGTATCTCTCTTCTCTGATAACCGAGATCAAACGCCACACATCCAAGCCGATTATCGTCTATCCCAATTCCGGTGAGCAGTACGATCCCGTGACGAAGAGTTGGACCGGCCCATCCTCCAGCGAAGGATTTGGCCGGAGTGCCCGACATTGGTATGAGTGCGGCGCACGTATCATCGGCGGCTGCTGTCGGACAAAGCCGGAGGATATCCAAGCGATCGCCGCATGGGCGCGAGGAGAATAAGTATCGAAGACGAACGGTAGATGATCGCTGACTTTGACTCTGTGGAACTCTTTTTGGTGGCAGTGTTGGAAGGGAAGATCGTGGGCGCGCTTACGTTTGAAGGGGGAAAGTGAAAGCGGGTGGCTCACTCTGGGTCCTTTGGTATGAGTGGGTTAAAAGAGTACTTGGAAATCAATCGATTTCCGTTTGCTGGAATGTTTATTGGAGTGGGCACATTATAAAGGAGGGTTATTTTATTATGACAGAGTTGAAAAGTGTATAGATAGATCACCATTTGAGACTCCCACGGCTAAGCCATGGGAGTTTTGGGTAGTTAGCGGACTTAGTCATTCTGCTTCGTGCAACTCCTAATATTGGGACTGGTCTATCATCCCGTCCCATGCCGCTCTACAACACGAGTTGCATGTACCCACATGTCCGGTGTATCTGTTACCAGTACACTAGTTCAAGTCCTGTTATTCAATCTGCTGGTTTTACCTATTATGCTAAGAAATTGTAGCTATAAGCTTCCCCAAGGAGATACCAAGCCTGCTGACTTTCATCCCACACATGAAAGGGTTGGGCTTTCAATCAGGGGAATTATGTTTGGTATAATGAAAAATTCATCGAATATTCAAGGGTTTTATTAAAAAGATGTCGAAATCAGTAGAGGATATTTTTGTAACTGTTATAGAAGGGAGACGACAATGGGTACAGAGACGAATCTGTTGCGATACTTTCATCGCAGTCTTCTGGATCAAGAGCAGCTTGAGTTTCAACGGAAAGACGGAATCCATATTCCCGCACATGAATTTTATCGAGGGGAACTCTCACCGGAAAGTCTTTCGATGATCAGGGAAATGATAAAGGATTTGGATGAAGAAGTGGAGTTTCATATCTGTCCCGTCTTTCTCGAACGTGCGGATGATCCGGATGAAATATTCACCCCGATCTTTCTACCGGCTCAGTTGGAAGAAGCGAAATTATTACCGATTTCTCATCAACTCCCTTATATTCCTCGTAAGCATCTGGAACCTACGATCAAAGATAATTTAGCTCTGGGTAGCTTAGAAAAATTGGACGAATTTATAGCGCAAAACCCATACACCGTCGATGGGAATTGGAAACAGGCGATTCGGTACGCAAAAGAGCTATTCATGACTGTAAACGGGAGTCAATGGGATGATTTTTCGGTTGATTCATATCGAGCGAGTAAAGAGGTCTGGATGGCGGTTAAGCTAGGGGGAACCAAAAACAAGCTTATTCATTTTTACGAGGAGTTAATCACTTCTTCTTCCCTGCCGCCGCTGCTAAAGAATTATCTATCTTTGGATGAAAACGAAAAGCGGCCCTTATTGGATTCTACTACTTACTCCAATCAACACTTGGGTCAAATGAATAAAGCCTATCCACTATCACGAGGTCAGAGGGAGTCATTGCAGCATTTTCTCGCATTAAATGAAGGGGAGATGTTAGCGGTTAATGGACCGCCGGGAACGGGAAAGACGACACTTTTGCAAAATGTTGTCGCAACACTTTGGGTAAAAGCGGCGATAAATGGGGATGAAGATCCTCCAGTAATTGTGGCTACCTCAGCAAATAATAAGGCAATTACAAACATCATCGACAGCTTTGCCAAAGACGATGATGGCGCCATTGAAGAAGGGAGAGAAGAACCTCTTCGCGAAAGATGGCTTCCTGATTTAAAGAGTTTTGGCTTATATCTCCCTTCCAATACGAAGATGGAAGAGCTGAATAAAAAAAAGCATCCTTATCACATCGTTAGCCAAAATGGCGAGAACTTTATGAAGGAAATGGAGAAAACCGGACGTCACACGGAGTTGGAGTCCCATTTTCTCCATCAATATTCAAATTATGCCGGACACTCAGTAGATAATATCCAGCAAGCGGTTAAACAGTTGCACCAGGATTTGGTTCAGGTACAAAGAGCAATCGACGAAGGAGCTCAATTGGCGGTTAAGCATCGGGATCAGCAAAAAAGATTAAAAGACGACTTTTCCGGTTCGGTTGAGGGATTGATTCAGTACCAACGTGAATGGGAGCAAAAAGTTGAAGCGGCGGAGAGTAGACGAAAACCATATGTTGAGTTAAAGAAAAAATGGAACGAATATTGTAATCAGGAGCCGTTTTGGTGGAACTGGTTTGCATTTTTACCAGGGATAAAGGCACGGAGGATACGGCGAAATGAAAGTTTTGTGTTGGATCACTCGGAATGGATAGAAGTGGTGTCTTGTACAGAGAATGAAGTGACAGCTGCAATTGATGAAAAATTAAACAAAATGGAAGGTATCAAACAGGAAGCATTTACCAATTCGGAAGAGGCAACACAACTACAAGAAGAGATCAAAGCCACCAAAAATCAAATACAAAAATGGCGTAGTCAATACGGTGTTGAAGAAGAGGATATCATCGCAGGAATGGATACCACGCTTCGTTACACTGCGTTTATGTTGGCCACTCATTATTGGGAAGGAAAATGGCTGCTGGAGATAGAGCATCAGATTCAACAAAGATATAACGAGAGCAAATCGAGCCAAAAAACGATGAAGAAGTGGCGGCGTTATGCCAAATTAACTCCTTGTTTTGTATCCACGTTCTATAAGTTGCCGGATTGGTTTTGCGGTTTTGACCCAAGAGTAAGCGGATCGGGAACTGAACGAGTGTATCTGTCCAACTTTATCGATGTCCTTATCATCGATGAAGTTGGACAAGCTCCTCCGGGGTTGGCGGCACCGGCTTTTGCCTTCGCCAAGAAAAGCCTGGTGGTAGGGGATATTATGCAGATTGAGCCAATCACGTCGATAACCCGTGGTGTTGACCAAGGCAATCTTTTCGGTAGTCGCGTCATCGGTGATTGGAAGAATATCGAATCAATTGAAGAAAAAGGAGTGACGACGACGGCGGGGAGTGCGATGAAAATCGCACAACGCAGAAGCAGTTATATGAAAGTTGCCCCCTTCGGTGGCATGTTTCTCGATGAACATCGTCGTTGTGTGCCGGAGATTATTGGATATTGTAATCTACTCGCTTATGAGGGGGGTCTTACTCCAAAACGCAATTCAAGACAGAAGTACAGTTTTATTCCTCATATGGGCTATGCTCACATTGAAAGTAAGGTGAAAGAAGCCAAAGGTTTAGGGAAATTTAACTTGGAAGAGGCTGAAAGCATAGCGCTTTGGATTCAGGATCATGCAGAAGAGATTATTAACATCTCAGGGAAGAAAAAGGTTGAGGAGTCTGTTGGCATTGTTACACCATTCCGCTATCAGACCGTCCTGATCCAACGATTTTTGCGGGAATTGGGCTTTAAAGATATAACCGTTGGCACGGTACATGCATTGCAGGGTGCGGAGAAAGATATTATTCTATTTTCACCAGTTGTAGGGGCTAAGAACAGAATTCCTTTTTACGACCGTAATCCCAATATGTTGAATGTGGCTGTTTCACGGGCAAAAGATAGCTTTTTAGTTTTTGGAAATATGGAGGAGTTTGGGCTTGTAAAAGGGGCTCCTTCCCATTTACTTAGATCTTTTATTTATAAAGAGGAAAACGAAGTAGTGATCCGATCAGGTCAATCAAAATTGCTGGGCCGTGTTGCAGAACGGATAAGAACATCCTTTGACGGTAACCGCTATGAGCGGACTGTTATTCAACAAATTATACAGATTCAAAGCAATGATGGGCAAATTATTTTTTCCCAGGGAGAAGGTTCAGTAACAGCTACACAGACACTTAACAAATGATGGAGGGATTCATATGAAGGAAAATCACTTCCAAGTTTACAAGAATACCGGACAGATCTCATTCAATACCGGCATCGGCACTCAAAACGTAACCCAACATGTACATAAAGGGAAACAAGATGACTGGGATCGTTTGTATCAATGTTTGATTGAATTAAAAAAACCAATAGCCGAAAGTCATGAGTTGCCAAAAGAAGAGAAAGAGGAGCTACTTGAGTTTTTAAACACGATGGAAGAGCCGATACGAAAAAAAGAAGCGAAACCTGGTTTATTGCGCAAGATTAACAAAGAACTGAAAGAAGCACAAGGTTTTCTTGCCGCCGGTTCTCTCCTGAGAGAATGGATTGAACCGGTTCGCGATATCATTTCCAAGTTATTGGAATGAACTTAAAAGACGACGGAGATTGCCTTGACCGTTTTTGCTTCTAATATCAATAAAGTCTGCCCCCGTTGACAGTGTCAACGGGGGCAGGTTTTATTGCACAATATAAGCCTCTTTGACCAAAAACATCGGCCCAGAAGGAGGGCGGATCAGACCTTTTACGTTTTCTCGCCACAGGTAGGAATAGGAGCGATAATATAGCGGTACGAGGGGAGATTCTTCAATCAGAATCTCTTCCGCTTCCTTCATCTTGTTTAAGCGTGTGTCGATATTGTTGGCAGAACGAGCGGCTTGAAGCAGCTGATCATATTCTTGATTGCTCCATTTTGGATAGTTGTAAGGACCGTCGGTCAACCATACATCCAGGAAATAGAGCGGGTCATTATACGCGGCTCCCCAGGTGGCATAGGCGAGATCGAAGTTGTTCTGTTGGATTTGGTCCAGATAGGATTTTAGTGGCTGTTGCTTAATGTTGATCGTCAGACCTAAGTTGGTTCGTAGTTGTTCCTGAACAAATTCAGAGGTACGTCGGTTTAATTCCGTATCATCCGTAAGGTAATCGAGGGTGGGGGCTTTTTCCAACCCGAGTTCATCCAATCCTTCCTGTAGGAGTTTTTTTGCTTTTGCCGGATTAGTGGAGGATGTGAAGGTACCGACCCGTTCGCGATAGGTTTGCTTTTCATCTCCAGTAATACCGGGTGGTACATATCCATAAGCAGCTTGTGATCCGTTTTTTAGAACGATTTCTGTAAACGCCTTCCGATCGATGGCGGTGGCGATGGCTGTACGAATTTTTTTGTTGTGAAGAAATTTGTTTTGTTGGTTAAGGACAAGATAAGCGGTCGAGGATCCGATAACAGTTTGAGAATCCGCTCGCTCCCGATACTGAGAGGCAAAATCACCGTCGAGCAGCGTGACATCCAGCTTGCCGGCGTTGTAAAGGTTGGCTCCCGTGGCGGTGTCTTTTACCACATTCCAAGTCACTTTTTCCAATTTGACGTTGTCCGCGTCCCAGTATTTTTCGTTTTTAACGTATTCCCAGCTGGTGTTGTGTTTCCAATTGGTTAGTTTAAAAGGACCATTATAGAGCAAAGCATCATCTTCTTGCGCGTATTTGTTCCCTTTTTTCTCTACAAACGCCTGCTTTTGCGGGAAAAAGGAGGGAACCGCCACTTTGGCAGGAAAGGTGGGGGTTGGTTGGTTCAGTTTTACTTTCAGTGTGTGATCGTCCAACGCTGTAACTCCAACATCATCCGCTGAGGCTTTGCCGGTGTTGTAAGCTTCGGCGTTTTTTATGTCGTAGAAGACAAAGGCGTAGGGGGAAGCGGTTTTAGGATTAAGTGCACGCTTCCACGCATATTCAAAATCGTTGGCTGTTACAGGTGAACCGTCGCTCCACTGCGAATGGTGGCGCAAATGGAATGTATATGTGAGACCATCTTTGCTGATATCGGGCTCTTCCTTGGCTACAGCTGGAGTCGGCTGATTGTTTTTGTTTATGGACATGAGCCCTTCCATCGTGTTTACCAGCACGGTAAAAGATACACCGTCGGCGCTTTTGGCACTATCCAACTGTGGGGGCTCTTGATCGGCGGCCAAGTGCAACACTTGTTCAGCAGCCAATTCATTATTTCCGCCTTTGGACTCGTTTTCTGTCGGTGTATTTCCTCCGCAAGCGGCTAGAAGTAAAGATAAGAGAAGGAAAAGGGATAGACTGGGTACAAACCGATTCTTCGACATGGGACGCGCCTCCGTTATGAGTTGATTATACCCACCAGAATACTTGGTTAATTAACATTACCACACCGGCGAACAGGGGATCAATTATGGAGTGTACGAAAATAGTTTACAATTTAAGACATTTCCTCTGTAGTGCCCCTTCCCTTTCTTTAGTCTTGATCATTTCCGTCATGGCAGCGAAAATTGCCCAAGTCGATTGATTTCTATACAATAAAATAGCAGGTTAACGACAAGGAGGAGTACGCCTTTGCTGTTTATCGACAATCAAAACATCCTTGATCCCCGTATCAACCTGGCGATTGAGGAGTATGCGCTCAAGCACCTGGACATCAACAACACTTATCTGTTGTTTTATATTAACGAACCTTCCATCATCATCGGCCGCAACCAAAACACGGTGGAGGAAATCCATGTGGATTACTGCCGCGAGCGGGGAATCCATGTGGTGCGGCGCTTATCCGGCGGCGGTGCGGTTTATCATGATACCGGCAACCTCAACTTTAGTTTTATTACCAGGGACGATGGGGAGAGTTTTCTTAACTTCCGCAAGTTCACGGAACCGGTGATTCAGGCTCTTCATCGTTTGGGAGTGAAGGCAGAGCTAACAGGGCGCAACGATATCCAAGTGGGGGAGAAAAAGATCTCCGGCAACGCCCAGTTTTCAACCAAAGGGCGCATGTTTAGCCACGGCACTTTAATGTTTGACGTCAATCTGGAGCATGTGGCAGATGCGTTAAAGGTGAAAAAGGAAAAATTCCAGTCCAAAAGCACCAAATCTGTGCGCAGCCGTGTCGCCAATATTAGTCAGTTTATGGACGAAAAGAGGTCCATCGATCAATTTAAACAATTACTCCTGCGCTATATCTTTGATGGAAGCGACGAAATACCTGAATATAAGCTGACGGAAGCGGACTGGAAAGCGATCGAGCAGATTTCACAGGAGCGCTATCGCAACTGGGATTGGAACTTTGGCCGCTCTCCTAAGTTTAATGTGGAACACGCCAAGCGCTTTCC
This window harbors:
- a CDS encoding ankyrin repeat domain-containing protein, which codes for MNIVNNIKKDDQAFWQTCRIAISGSAEELRQQLSEEPHHLHQKTIGIKEGLFQVSLLHLVGSAENAHLLAELGLTIDETDEQGNTPLHFAALAGRKEVVTALLSLGAAHLENRWGQKPLQLAITPEIAHLLREENAPLPLDPSLQSLSIVEAAKQGKIDVIRYLLQTGVDPNLLNHPDYMLDYHENTPLRQAVYVGYVEIVRLLLEHGANPNVHPNLYRDVYNVGTARLLHSYGTQVTPEGLDEAVWEAAINVGNSELVQEYISYGAPLTKEYILHDTIKRPEQTNDHHLKIAEMLVKKNPKQLHHFKGNETPLQKAIDIGNQAMVDCLIQLGADINLKNEDGLTPLHIAVLNNNAILLEFLLNHGADPKQEDQFGLTPYQYAVMKLRTKLYHVFQRYGEQNITAIQPPLTVDQAKQTLADQQDDLINLYHTDDLESWVFFRFKLKDFVAFAKRFGFSTIFQTRYFLDEAETKYITFDEQGMLEKDLSFAQEFSIEHTLAFHPAQPQWILSMIHAWDADTDYDWTQLHIRCSAEMGEEIVTFYRQYWNQQHETYDYYSATGGDIFISFPNKTASKELNSLIQYINQCQLRGLEQIWASDFFKQKNR
- the mmuM gene encoding homocysteine S-methyltransferase → MNPIEVMLQTDPVIILDGAMATELERHGCDLNDQLWSAKILLENPDLIKLVHLDYFEAGADCAITASYQATIEGMTKRGLSEAEAITLIRLSVELAVQARDQFWAKADHSKRPRPLVAASIGPYGAYLADGSEYRGDYGVSEEALIDFHRPRMKALIEAGADILACETIPCLQEARALVRLLQEFPGAYAWITFSAKDEQHISDGESISTCAAWLDRFEQVSAVGINCTPPRYLSSLITEIKRHTSKPIIVYPNSGEQYDPVTKSWTGPSSSEGFGRSARHWYECGARIIGGCCRTKPEDIQAIAAWARGE
- a CDS encoding AAA domain-containing protein, translating into MDEEVEFHICPVFLERADDPDEIFTPIFLPAQLEEAKLLPISHQLPYIPRKHLEPTIKDNLALGSLEKLDEFIAQNPYTVDGNWKQAIRYAKELFMTVNGSQWDDFSVDSYRASKEVWMAVKLGGTKNKLIHFYEELITSSSLPPLLKNYLSLDENEKRPLLDSTTYSNQHLGQMNKAYPLSRGQRESLQHFLALNEGEMLAVNGPPGTGKTTLLQNVVATLWVKAAINGDEDPPVIVATSANNKAITNIIDSFAKDDDGAIEEGREEPLRERWLPDLKSFGLYLPSNTKMEELNKKKHPYHIVSQNGENFMKEMEKTGRHTELESHFLHQYSNYAGHSVDNIQQAVKQLHQDLVQVQRAIDEGAQLAVKHRDQQKRLKDDFSGSVEGLIQYQREWEQKVEAAESRRKPYVELKKKWNEYCNQEPFWWNWFAFLPGIKARRIRRNESFVLDHSEWIEVVSCTENEVTAAIDEKLNKMEGIKQEAFTNSEEATQLQEEIKATKNQIQKWRSQYGVEEEDIIAGMDTTLRYTAFMLATHYWEGKWLLEIEHQIQQRYNESKSSQKTMKKWRRYAKLTPCFVSTFYKLPDWFCGFDPRVSGSGTERVYLSNFIDVLIIDEVGQAPPGLAAPAFAFAKKSLVVGDIMQIEPITSITRGVDQGNLFGSRVIGDWKNIESIEEKGVTTTAGSAMKIAQRRSSYMKVAPFGGMFLDEHRRCVPEIIGYCNLLAYEGGLTPKRNSRQKYSFIPHMGYAHIESKVKEAKGLGKFNLEEAESIALWIQDHAEEIINISGKKKVEESVGIVTPFRYQTVLIQRFLRELGFKDITVGTVHALQGAEKDIILFSPVVGAKNRIPFYDRNPNMLNVAVSRAKDSFLVFGNMEEFGLVKGAPSHLLRSFIYKEENEVVIRSGQSKLLGRVAERIRTSFDGNRYERTVIQQIIQIQSNDGQIIFSQGEGSVTATQTLNK
- a CDS encoding peptide ABC transporter substrate-binding protein yields the protein MSKNRFVPSLSLFLLLSLLLAACGGNTPTENESKGGNNELAAEQVLHLAADQEPPQLDSAKSADGVSFTVLVNTMEGLMSINKNNQPTPAVAKEEPDISKDGLTYTFHLRHHSQWSDGSPVTANDFEYAWKRALNPKTASPYAFVFYDIKNAEAYNTGKASADDVGVTALDDHTLKVKLNQPTPTFPAKVAVPSFFPQKQAFVEKKGNKYAQEDDALLYNGPFKLTNWKHNTSWEYVKNEKYWDADNVKLEKVTWNVVKDTATGANLYNAGKLDVTLLDGDFASQYRERADSQTVIGSSTAYLVLNQQNKFLHNKKIRTAIATAIDRKAFTEIVLKNGSQAAYGYVPPGITGDEKQTYRERVGTFTSSTNPAKAKKLLQEGLDELGLEKAPTLDYLTDDTELNRRTSEFVQEQLRTNLGLTINIKQQPLKSYLDQIQQNNFDLAYATWGAAYNDPLYFLDVWLTDGPYNYPKWSNQEYDQLLQAARSANNIDTRLNKMKEAEEILIEESPLVPLYYRSYSYLWRENVKGLIRPPSGPMFLVKEAYIVQ
- a CDS encoding lipoate--protein ligase, with amino-acid sequence MLFIDNQNILDPRINLAIEEYALKHLDINNTYLLFYINEPSIIIGRNQNTVEEIHVDYCRERGIHVVRRLSGGGAVYHDTGNLNFSFITRDDGESFLNFRKFTEPVIQALHRLGVKAELTGRNDIQVGEKKISGNAQFSTKGRMFSHGTLMFDVNLEHVADALKVKKEKFQSKSTKSVRSRVANISQFMDEKRSIDQFKQLLLRYIFDGSDEIPEYKLTEADWKAIEQISQERYRNWDWNFGRSPKFNVEHAKRFPIGSIDVRMQVEKGVIRECVIFGDFFGVKDVKEIQECLQGTRYSREAITQALADVDVKKYFGDISKEAFIDLVY